The Prevotella melaninogenica genome window below encodes:
- a CDS encoding CD225/dispanin family protein, translating to MEEMNTPKPNNNLALAIFTTVCCCLPAGIYAIIRAMKVNELYMMKQYDEAVLAANDAKKWSIIGIVAGVIGTILYFVCFGGLAALSTMAGSH from the coding sequence ATGGAAGAAATGAATACTCCTAAGCCAAATAACAATTTGGCTCTTGCGATTTTTACAACTGTATGTTGCTGCTTGCCAGCAGGTATTTATGCAATCATTCGCGCTATGAAGGTGAATGAGCTTTATATGATGAAGCAATACGATGAAGCTGTTTTAGCTGCTAATGACGCTAAAAAGTGGAGTATTATTGGTATTGTTGCAGGTGTGATTGGCACTATCCTTTACTTTGTTTGCTTTGGTGGTTTGGCTGCATTGAGCACAATGGCTGGATCTCACTAA